The genomic window GCTTTCGATTCGCCGTCCTTCTCTTGAGGATGTGTTTCTCTCACTCACGGGGAGGTATGAGGATGAGAGGGGTGTATGAGCTTGCAAAGGTGGAGCTGTCCCTGTTCCTTCGGGAACCGGTGGCGGTCTTCTTTACCTTTGTCTTTCCTTCTCTGTTGCTCGTGCTCTATGGTGCGATGTTCGGCTCGTACGAGGGGTATCTGGAGTATGAGGTGCCGTCGCTTTTTGCGATGGTGATTCTCACGATGGGGATGATGGGGATCCCTTCCGGGATTGGGCAGGAGAAGGAGGAGGGGGTTCTGAAGCGGCTCCGGATGACGCCTCTTCCTTCGTGGGGGTATCCCGTGGCCTGGAGTGTGGTGTACCTGGTGGTGACCGTGCTGGGCGGACTCCTCCTCTACGTGGTGGCGATGGTGGGCTACGGGATGAGGGGGCCGGTGAACGGTGTGGGGTTTGGGGTGGGGTTCTTCCTTGGGGCGCTCTGCTTCCTCATGTGGGGGGCGGTGGTGGGACTGGTCTTCAGGCGGGCACGCACCGCCTCCATTGTGGGGATGGTGTGTTTCTTTCCCCAGCTGTTTCTCTCGGGCGCGACCTTCCCGTGGGATATGGTGCCCCCGGGGCTCAGGGCGGTGGGGGAGCTCTTCCCGATGCGGCACCTGGTGGTGGTGTTGCAGGGGGCGTGGAGGGGTGAGGTGGGATGGGGGCGTGCCGCCTGGGGGCTTGTGGTCTGGTGTGTGGTGGGGTTTGTGGGGGCGGTGGGGGCCTGGCTCCGTGTGAGGGGGGATGAGCGGTGAGGGGATGGGTGTGGATGTTGCTGGTGGTGGTGCTCGTCCTCCTCCTCTGGGTGATGGCGACAGGGGTGGTGGTGGCGGTGTACGATCGGGTGGAGGGTGCTCTCATGTCTGCGATAGAAGGGGTGAAGGGACGGTTCTCGGATGAGGATGCGCGTCTTCTCAGTGGGGTGCTCGAGGGGGTGCGACTCCTACAGGAGCGGAGAAGGGTGGAGGTGCTTCGGGCGATGTTCGCGGTGCTCGCCGGTGAGGTGGTGTTGAGTGGGCTTGTGGTTTTCTTCTATGTGAGGAGGGTGCGGAGGCCGGTGTTGGAGCTCGCCCGGCTCATGGAGGAGTTCCGCGGGGGCGAGGTGCCGGCGGGAGGGGGGGTGTACGAGGTGAGGCGGCTCGTTGCGGCCTATACGGGGATGCTCCGGAGGCTCGAGCGGTACGAGCAGGAGGTGGGGGATCTGGCGCGGTTCAGGGGCTGGAAGGAGATGGCGCGGGTCTGCGTCCACGAGGTGCGGAACCTCCTCTCGCCGGTCCGTATGGTGGTGGAGCAGGGGCTTTCCGTGGGGGAGGGGCTCTGCGGGGAGCGGCTGGGGTTCGTGCTCCGCAAGCTGGGTGAGGTGGACGGGGTGCTCGCCCGCCTGCGCGACCTGGCGCACCTTCCGGAGGCGAGGCCCGGTCGGGTGGTGGTGGGCGAGGTGGTGAGGGAGGTGGTGGGGGAGTTTCCGGGGATGGGGTGCGAGGTGTGTGGGGAGGTGGTGGTGCGTGCGGATGGGGTGCTCCTCGCCGAGGTGGTACGCAACCTGTGTGCGAACGCGAGGGATACGGGGGCGCCGGCAGGGGTGAGGGTGTGGGGTGAGGGGGAGGAGGGGGTGGTGGAGGTGTGGGACAGGGGACCGGGGATCCCGGAGGAGGAGCAGGAGCGGGTCTGGGAGCCGGGGGTGAGCGGGAAGGAGGGGGGGATGGGGCTCGGACTGGCGTTGGTGCGGCTCCTGGTGGGGGAGATGGGGGGGAGGGTGGTGATGTGGTCGCGTGTGGGGGAGGGGACGCGGGTGGAGGTGCGGCTTCCCGGGTGGGAGGGGGTATGACGGTACTGGTGGTGGACGACGAGCGCGACGTGGTGGAGGGGTTCCGCATGGCCTTCCCCGAGTGGGAGGTGAGGGGGGCCGGGTCTGGTGCGGAGGCCCTGAGGGTGCTGGAGGCCGAGCCCGTGGACCTGGTGTTCCTCGACGTGAGGCTCGGGAGAGAGGACGGGCTTGCCCTCCTGGGGCGTATAAAGGAGCGCTGG from Spirochaeta thermophila DSM 6192 includes these protein-coding regions:
- a CDS encoding ABC transporter permease; amino-acid sequence: MRGVYELAKVELSLFLREPVAVFFTFVFPSLLLVLYGAMFGSYEGYLEYEVPSLFAMVILTMGMMGIPSGIGQEKEEGVLKRLRMTPLPSWGYPVAWSVVYLVVTVLGGLLLYVVAMVGYGMRGPVNGVGFGVGFFLGALCFLMWGAVVGLVFRRARTASIVGMVCFFPQLFLSGATFPWDMVPPGLRAVGELFPMRHLVVVLQGAWRGEVGWGRAAWGLVVWCVVGFVGAVGAWLRVRGDER
- a CDS encoding sensor histidine kinase; amino-acid sequence: MRGWVWMLLVVVLVLLLWVMATGVVVAVYDRVEGALMSAIEGVKGRFSDEDARLLSGVLEGVRLLQERRRVEVLRAMFAVLAGEVVLSGLVVFFYVRRVRRPVLELARLMEEFRGGEVPAGGGVYEVRRLVAAYTGMLRRLERYEQEVGDLARFRGWKEMARVCVHEVRNLLSPVRMVVEQGLSVGEGLCGERLGFVLRKLGEVDGVLARLRDLAHLPEARPGRVVVGEVVREVVGEFPGMGCEVCGEVVVRADGVLLAEVVRNLCANARDTGAPAGVRVWGEGEEGVVEVWDRGPGIPEEEQERVWEPGVSGKEGGMGLGLALVRLLVGEMGGRVVMWSRVGEGTRVEVRLPGWEGV